A region of the Exiguobacterium aurantiacum DSM 6208 genome:
TTCCTAGCGGTCGATAAGCCAGAAGTGTTCATGGCGGACATGCCGCTCGAGGCGTGGGGACAACGAGCCCGTCACGAACTCGAACGGCTTTACGCGAGCGAGTTGACCGAACGGGCGAACGGATTTTACGTGTATCGGCTCACCGATCAAGGGCGTGTGCAGACAGGACTCGTCGCCACGTTCTCGGTGACAGATTATGAGGAAGGTCGGATCAAGATTCATGAGCACACACGGGAAGTGAAAGAACGTGAACGCGTCGAGCACGTCTCGGCTACGAAAGCGCACACCGGCCCGATCTTACTGAGCCACGCGCCGGACGAAGGGTTGCGTCGCATCCTAGACGACGCGACGACTGGGGAGGCGTTGTTTGCCTTCACGGACAGTCAAGGTGTCGTCCACGAAGGCTATGCCGTGCCAGCGAAGCATCAAGCACGCGTCATCATGCTCGGGGCCAGCATTCCGACCATCTATATCGCCGATGGACATCACCGGGCCAAAGCCGCAACCGTCGTCGCCCGGAGCCCGATTCATGAAGGGGAATCCAAACAAGAGCGGGACCACTTTCTCGGTGTCTTGTTCCCAAGCGATGAGCTGACGATTTTGCCGTACCATCGCGTCTTGCACGATGTGGCACCTGAAGAAGTGGCGGCGCTACTAGACGGCCTCTCCTTTAGTTACGAGATTGAAGCCGCAGACAAGGTATTCGTCCCGACCGAGAGTGCGATGTTCGGTTTGGCTTTTCGAGGCAAGCATTACAAGCTGACGAAGCGACAAGACGTCGAGGCGTTAGCCGTCGCGACGCTTCAACGAGACATCCTCGAGCCGTACTTCCGAGTCGAGGATGTCCGGACGGATGAACGCATCGATTTTGTCGGTGGAAAAGACGCGATTGAGCGCATCGAAGCGTTAGCGAGGCGACAGGACGTCGTCATCCTGACGTGCCACGCCACGGCGATGGAAGAACTGATGCGCGTCGCTGACGAAGCGGGCCAGATGCCGCCGAAATCGACATGGTTCGAGCCGAAACTGAAGAGCGGGCTATTCATCCATCGATTCGACTGAACACGCATAGTGGCATCGCGACGCAAAAAACGTTATAAATGGAAAGAGAAGAAAGGGGTGGCCGCTCATGGCTAAAGCCGTATATCTTCACATTCCATTTTGTGAACATATTTGTTATTACTGCGATTTCAACAAGGTGTTCTTAAAGAACCAACCGGTTGATGACTATTTAGATGCACTTGAACGAGAGATCGAACTATCGCTCGTTCAATATCCGACCGATACGATCGAGACGATTTTTATCGGCGGTGGGACACCGACGGCGCTCAATGAGGCGCAGATGAAACGACTTATGGACATGGTCGAACGTCATCTGCTCCCGCTCGCGTCTCCGAATCTTGAATACTCGGTCGAGGCGAACCCGAACTTCGTCAGTGCCGAGAAACTCGACACGATGAAACAGGGCGGGGT
Encoded here:
- a CDS encoding DUF1015 domain-containing protein; amino-acid sequence: MVVFKPFAPYMPKHPENVAADPYDIVTVEQARLDVEQRPDSFLAVDKPEVFMADMPLEAWGQRARHELERLYASELTERANGFYVYRLTDQGRVQTGLVATFSVTDYEEGRIKIHEHTREVKERERVEHVSATKAHTGPILLSHAPDEGLRRILDDATTGEALFAFTDSQGVVHEGYAVPAKHQARVIMLGASIPTIYIADGHHRAKAATVVARSPIHEGESKQERDHFLGVLFPSDELTILPYHRVLHDVAPEEVAALLDGLSFSYEIEAADKVFVPTESAMFGLAFRGKHYKLTKRQDVEALAVATLQRDILEPYFRVEDVRTDERIDFVGGKDAIERIEALARRQDVVILTCHATAMEELMRVADEAGQMPPKSTWFEPKLKSGLFIHRFD